One window from the genome of Rhodopseudomonas sp. P2A-2r encodes:
- a CDS encoding metallophosphoesterase family protein: METSTIMRFSFIHAADLHIDSPLAGLGLKDRAVAERFAHAGRRAVEALVSEAIDSKAAFLIIAGDVFDGDWRDVSTGLFFVRAIGALHRAGIPTVIVKGNHDFESGMSRSLPYPDSVKFFSSRKAETIALDAHRVALHGRSFPTRLVLDNFVDPIRLAARAGSISACCTLRWTERAAMTVTRRAPSMTCAGSAMTTGRWAMSMPRRS; the protein is encoded by the coding sequence ATGGAAACGTCAACGATCATGCGCTTCAGCTTCATTCACGCCGCCGACCTGCACATCGACAGTCCGCTGGCCGGCCTCGGCCTCAAGGACAGAGCGGTGGCCGAGCGCTTCGCCCATGCCGGCCGCCGGGCGGTGGAAGCGCTGGTCAGCGAAGCCATCGACAGCAAGGCGGCGTTCCTGATCATCGCCGGCGACGTGTTCGACGGCGACTGGCGCGACGTCAGCACCGGGTTGTTCTTTGTCCGCGCCATCGGTGCACTGCACCGCGCCGGCATCCCGACTGTCATCGTCAAGGGCAACCACGATTTCGAAAGCGGCATGTCGCGCTCGCTGCCCTATCCCGACTCCGTAAAATTCTTCTCGTCGCGCAAGGCGGAGACCATCGCGCTCGATGCTCACCGCGTCGCCTTGCATGGCCGCAGCTTTCCCACCCGGCTTGTGCTGGACAATTTCGTCGACCCTATCCGGCTCGCCGCGAGGGCTGGCTCAATATCGGCGTGCTGCACACTTCGTTGGACGGAACGCGCGGCCATGACGGTTACGCGCCGTGCACCGTCGATGACCTGCGCCGGTTCGGCTATGACTACTGGGCGCTGGGCCATGTCCATGCCGCGGAGATCGTGA
- a CDS encoding DeoR/GlpR family DNA-binding transcription regulator has protein sequence MRSKERHARLLDALNGGEIDVDDLARRFDVSASTVRRDLQHLSRTNAVRRTYGGAILTGPAAETTLEQRLAVNGSEKQAIARAALDLIEDGDTLVLDAGSTVAAFGRLLLQRRLRIITNNLALLPFLAKAPAIELIVLGGVLRSTSMSTMGPLASEALRRMTADRAIMSADGVVGGRGLCEADLEQVALKSLMMEQSREAIVLADASKLGRAEQIAWAPLPSRWTLVTDAGASEEQRRRLAESGARVIVATPR, from the coding sequence ATGCGCAGCAAAGAACGTCACGCCCGTCTGCTGGACGCGTTGAACGGCGGCGAGATCGATGTCGACGATCTCGCCCGGCGTTTCGACGTGTCGGCCTCCACCGTGCGGCGCGATCTGCAGCATCTGTCCCGGACCAACGCCGTGCGACGCACCTATGGCGGCGCCATTCTCACCGGTCCGGCGGCCGAGACGACGCTGGAGCAGCGCCTGGCGGTGAACGGCAGCGAGAAGCAGGCCATTGCACGGGCGGCGCTCGACCTGATCGAGGACGGCGACACCCTGGTGCTCGATGCCGGCTCGACGGTGGCCGCCTTCGGCCGTCTGCTGCTGCAACGGCGCCTGCGCATCATCACCAACAATCTCGCTCTGCTGCCCTTTCTCGCCAAGGCGCCTGCCATCGAGCTGATCGTGCTGGGCGGCGTGTTGCGCAGCACCAGCATGAGCACCATGGGGCCGCTCGCCAGCGAGGCGCTGCGCCGCATGACCGCCGACCGCGCCATCATGAGCGCGGATGGCGTGGTCGGTGGCCGCGGGTTGTGCGAGGCGGATCTCGAGCAGGTCGCCCTGAAATCGCTGATGATGGAGCAGTCCAGGGAGGCCATCGTTCTGGCCGACGCCAGCAAGCTTGGCCGTGCCGAGCAGATCGCCTGGGCGCCGCTGCCGTCGCGGTGGACCCTGGTGACCGATGCCGGTGCGTCCGAGGAGCAGCGCAGGCGTCTTGCCGAAAGCGGCGCGCGGGTCATCGTTGCCACCCCGCGCTGA
- a CDS encoding phosphodiesterase, whose amino-acid sequence MKFVILTDTHFVARGRNIYGLDPAERLAAAIERINRDHPDIAFVIVTGDLAHWGEDPAYENLAAELSHLVAPTILLMGNHDKRDAFGRHFPGVARDADGFVQSMQVFDAATVVTLDTLNEAAPNHEGLLCEARLAFLENALASAPEDRPLLLFQHHPPFDSGLRYMDTIRLANPEAEWDVIARTRKPDYLFMGHLHRPIAGVWRGIPFHIQRALAHQVAFDLETANHIPGSHEPPDYAHVTVDDGHIVIHQCSFLYDGPVFSLQDQAALNRA is encoded by the coding sequence ATGAAATTCGTTATTCTGACCGACACCCATTTCGTCGCGCGTGGCCGCAATATCTATGGGCTTGATCCGGCCGAGCGGCTCGCCGCGGCGATCGAGCGGATCAACCGCGATCATCCGGATATCGCCTTCGTCATCGTCACCGGCGACCTCGCCCATTGGGGCGAGGATCCAGCCTATGAAAATCTCGCCGCAGAGCTCAGCCATCTGGTGGCGCCGACCATCCTGCTGATGGGCAATCACGACAAGCGCGATGCCTTCGGCCGTCACTTCCCGGGCGTGGCCCGCGATGCCGACGGCTTCGTGCAATCCATGCAGGTGTTCGACGCCGCGACGGTGGTCACGCTCGACACCCTGAACGAGGCGGCACCCAACCATGAGGGCCTGCTGTGCGAGGCGCGGCTGGCGTTTCTTGAAAATGCGCTGGCGTCCGCGCCGGAGGACCGGCCGTTGCTGCTGTTCCAGCACCATCCGCCGTTCGACAGCGGCCTGCGTTACATGGACACGATCCGGCTGGCCAATCCCGAGGCTGAATGGGACGTCATCGCGCGCACCCGCAAGCCAGACTACCTGTTCATGGGCCACCTGCACCGGCCGATCGCAGGAGTCTGGCGCGGCATCCCGTTTCATATCCAGCGCGCTCTGGCGCATCAGGTCGCATTCGATCTGGAGACCGCCAATCACATCCCGGGATCGCACGAGCCGCCGGACTACGCCCACGTGACGGTGGATGACGGACATATCGTCATTCACCAGTGCTCGTTCCTCTACGATGGACCGGTCTTCTCGCTGCAGGATCAGGCGGCACTGAACCGCGCCTGA
- a CDS encoding four-carbon acid sugar kinase family protein — protein sequence MANDWLILADDLTGAADCAIAFGRRGRAAAVMWDDVADASDRQLPVLAYDAASRALSAEAAGRRHADVLARLSEPGRILFKKIDSTLRGQPAAEIVSALKHLTSQSGPAFGVFAPAFPATGRTTIDGRIRVKGRALETAEVWVREHTYPTADLVDVLASAGIRGEKVSLAMVRGGELKSTFARMAAEGDMVAACDAETDHDLHLIAEASLHASASTFFIGSAGLAHALAGLDADTDAEPLRIPTSALGTLIVVGSLAGASRDAARQLAATGTVEHFPVSPDTLLGEGADRARLAAAVKMRLLTGGDALVEITMNEKPDMSLGAQLSQGLADVLATVAPAIGAFAATGGETAAALLSRFGVNGIRLADEIEPGVSLGLTLGALSVPIATKAGAFGDDQSLIRIAERLRAVRTKGSFA from the coding sequence ATGGCAAATGACTGGCTGATCCTCGCGGACGATCTCACCGGTGCTGCAGACTGCGCCATCGCCTTCGGCAGACGAGGGCGGGCGGCGGCGGTGATGTGGGACGATGTGGCCGACGCGTCGGATCGCCAGTTGCCGGTGCTGGCCTACGATGCCGCGAGCCGGGCGCTGTCGGCCGAGGCCGCAGGCCGCCGCCATGCCGATGTGCTGGCGCGGTTGTCCGAGCCGGGGCGTATCCTGTTCAAGAAGATCGACTCGACGCTGCGGGGACAGCCGGCGGCGGAAATCGTCTCCGCATTGAAGCATCTCACGTCGCAGTCGGGTCCGGCCTTCGGCGTGTTCGCGCCGGCCTTTCCGGCCACCGGCCGGACCACCATCGACGGACGCATTCGCGTCAAGGGGCGCGCGCTCGAGACGGCCGAGGTCTGGGTGCGCGAACACACCTATCCCACCGCCGATCTGGTCGACGTGCTCGCCTCGGCGGGCATTCGCGGCGAGAAAGTCAGCCTCGCCATGGTGCGCGGCGGCGAGTTGAAATCCACGTTTGCCCGCATGGCGGCCGAAGGCGACATGGTCGCCGCCTGCGATGCCGAAACCGATCACGACCTGCATCTGATCGCCGAGGCCAGCCTGCACGCCTCGGCCTCGACCTTCTTCATCGGTAGCGCCGGTCTCGCGCACGCGCTGGCCGGCCTCGATGCCGACACCGACGCCGAGCCGCTGCGCATTCCGACCAGTGCACTCGGCACGCTGATTGTCGTCGGCTCGCTGGCCGGCGCATCCCGCGACGCGGCGCGCCAACTGGCAGCGACCGGCACCGTCGAACATTTCCCGGTGTCGCCTGACACGTTGCTCGGCGAAGGCGCCGACCGCGCGAGATTGGCGGCGGCGGTGAAGATGCGTCTGTTGACCGGCGGCGATGCGCTGGTCGAGATCACGATGAATGAAAAGCCGGACATGTCGCTGGGAGCGCAACTGTCGCAGGGCCTCGCCGACGTGCTGGCAACTGTGGCGCCGGCGATCGGCGCCTTCGCGGCGACCGGCGGCGAGACCGCCGCGGCGCTGCTGTCGCGCTTCGGCGTCAATGGCATCCGCCTCGCCGACGAGATCGAGCCGGGCGTATCGCTCGGCCTCACCCTGGGTGCATTGTCTGTGCCGATCGCGACCAAGGCCGGCGCTTTCGGCGACGACCAGAGCCTGATCCGTATTGCCGAACGGCTGCGTGCCGTTCGAACCAAAGGAAGTTTTGCATGA
- a CDS encoding ATP-binding protein: MRIERLTLERYGALTDRALAFRPDASLHVVLGANEAGKTSALSAITDLLFGFGGRTDYDFRHDSKTLRIGGDLRHSDGRTLSVRRRKGNKNTLVDGNDQPLPDDCLAPFLDGVLRDTFSREFGLTALALRQGGHDLLAAGGSLAETLAAGSAGMTALSRLRERLKTEADELFTPRKSASKPFYLAADRLDAADKALRDAVVTREALEAAEAAVQEARQYLAALTADHAATGRNLARLQRTQRVRSKLARLQALGDALTELADLPIVPATKVESWRAALTADAAVAGEVAALDAAAATDANTIATMAVDDGLLSAGAAIDALRERLGAVRKAMEDLPRRREAHRAAQETLNAAAHRLGLPSHTELLHRLPTDAALALVRDLIDRLQGAERSQRDAEEKRARALHELQSFTSDDAVAHKVTDPEPLRQRLEALADIPTHADRLHRAAAALQIERKNVATAHAALDPPAGDLDGLAALPIPDPAVIAAHAQAAELGDKEIGRLADLVDSTTDVIEAAEIDLARLSNDGAVSTRADLQDARQDRDVRLQHLRGALDGEAAVRNARLADLESATKAIDIITDRLLTDTERAARREALQERLEQSRREHDRIKAARDGLRARRIEAEAAWRSIWTASGIIPRSPADMARWQERVSEIVRRQTALDVQQADFDALSESQAAKKAGVMVLLESMGRTPQHALPAEILFREAKSRLDELQKGWADARERAVARQRAERDLAEADAALARATQARGELAGLWPAALKPIGGLAASASPAEAEAALIVWQSVAVPKLNWESEGHRVASIEADLAAFDRDVADVMRRVAPDLNGADPQQVLAGLADRLSKMRMAADACQRLRDAGVKRGDSRAALLLKRSSIETVLRDACTALGAADAAMLVVPLDRLTMRHALETEREALRRDLLEVADGLDEDALRAEQAGLDVDLLPGDIDRETMRLEQLLDQMKAVSAQLHQRERETEVLIRGRDAASAAAERAEAGAELVAISERWLLRSAAARLAAIAIERHRALVQDPLIARASELFALATGAMFAGLGVDYGNDDQPVLVAARTDNERVPVAGLSEGTRDQLFLALRLALLERRAGEALPFIGDDLLTSFDETRTAASLQLLASVGRQRQVIIFTHHRHVVELAEGMPDHLVDVVRLEQIAG, translated from the coding sequence GTGAGGATCGAACGGCTCACTCTGGAACGCTACGGCGCCTTAACCGATCGCGCGCTGGCATTTCGTCCGGATGCATCGCTCCATGTGGTGCTCGGCGCCAACGAGGCCGGCAAGACGTCGGCGCTGTCGGCAATCACCGATCTACTGTTCGGCTTTGGCGGCCGGACGGACTACGATTTCAGGCACGACAGCAAGACGCTGCGGATCGGGGGCGACTTGCGCCATTCCGACGGGCGGACCCTGTCGGTGCGTCGCCGCAAGGGTAACAAGAACACGCTGGTGGACGGCAACGACCAGCCGCTGCCGGACGATTGCCTGGCGCCATTTCTCGACGGAGTGCTGCGTGACACGTTCAGCCGCGAGTTTGGCCTGACCGCGCTGGCGTTGCGTCAGGGCGGTCACGATCTGCTCGCCGCCGGCGGCAGCCTGGCCGAGACGCTGGCCGCCGGATCGGCCGGCATGACCGCGCTGTCGCGGTTGCGCGAGCGGCTGAAGACGGAGGCCGACGAGCTGTTCACGCCGCGCAAGTCGGCGAGCAAGCCGTTCTATCTCGCGGCCGATCGTCTCGACGCTGCCGATAAGGCGTTGCGCGACGCCGTCGTCACCCGCGAGGCGCTGGAAGCCGCCGAGGCCGCGGTGCAGGAGGCACGGCAGTACCTTGCCGCGCTCACCGCCGATCATGCCGCAACCGGCCGTAACCTGGCGCGCCTGCAGCGAACGCAGCGCGTGCGCTCGAAACTGGCGCGGCTGCAGGCGCTCGGCGACGCGCTCACCGAACTTGCAGACTTGCCGATCGTGCCGGCAACGAAAGTGGAGTCGTGGCGCGCAGCGCTGACGGCGGATGCCGCGGTTGCCGGCGAGGTCGCAGCGCTCGATGCCGCCGCCGCCACGGATGCGAATACGATCGCGACGATGGCGGTGGATGACGGCCTGCTGTCGGCCGGCGCGGCGATCGACGCCCTGCGCGAACGGCTTGGCGCCGTGCGCAAGGCGATGGAGGACCTGCCGCGACGACGCGAGGCGCACCGCGCCGCGCAGGAAACGCTGAATGCTGCCGCGCATCGGCTTGGCCTGCCATCGCACACCGAGTTGCTGCACCGCCTGCCGACGGATGCCGCGCTGGCACTGGTGCGCGACCTGATCGACCGCCTCCAGGGCGCCGAGCGATCGCAGCGCGACGCCGAAGAAAAGCGCGCACGAGCGCTGCACGAACTGCAAAGTTTCACGTCGGATGATGCAGTCGCGCATAAGGTTACGGATCCGGAGCCGCTGCGGCAACGGCTTGAGGCGCTGGCGGATATCCCGACCCACGCCGACCGGCTGCACCGCGCCGCCGCCGCGTTGCAGATTGAACGCAAGAATGTCGCGACCGCCCATGCGGCGCTCGATCCGCCGGCTGGCGATCTCGACGGACTTGCTGCGCTGCCGATACCCGACCCCGCAGTGATCGCTGCTCATGCGCAAGCCGCGGAGCTGGGCGACAAGGAGATCGGGCGCCTTGCCGATCTGGTCGACAGTACGACTGATGTGATCGAGGCTGCGGAGATCGACCTGGCGCGGTTGTCGAACGATGGCGCGGTATCCACCCGCGCCGATCTGCAAGACGCGCGGCAGGACCGCGATGTCCGGCTGCAGCACTTGCGTGGTGCGCTCGATGGCGAAGCCGCCGTGCGCAACGCTCGGTTGGCGGACCTCGAATCCGCGACGAAGGCCATCGACATCATTACCGACCGGCTGCTGACCGACACCGAACGCGCTGCGCGCCGCGAAGCGCTGCAGGAGCGATTGGAGCAGAGCCGCCGCGAGCATGATCGCATCAAAGCCGCACGCGACGGTCTGAGGGCGCGCCGCATCGAGGCCGAAGCCGCGTGGCGGAGTATCTGGACGGCGTCGGGCATTATCCCGCGCTCCCCGGCGGACATGGCGCGCTGGCAAGAGCGAGTCAGCGAGATCGTGCGTCGGCAGACTGCGCTGGATGTGCAGCAGGCGGATTTCGATGCGTTATCCGAGAGCCAGGCGGCCAAAAAGGCCGGTGTGATGGTATTGCTGGAAAGCATGGGGCGCACGCCACAGCATGCGCTTCCCGCGGAGATCCTGTTTCGCGAGGCAAAAAGCCGGCTTGATGAATTGCAGAAGGGCTGGGCCGACGCCCGGGAGCGTGCCGTCGCGAGGCAGCGTGCTGAGCGTGATCTCGCCGAGGCAGACGCAGCGCTTGCGCGGGCGACGCAGGCGCGTGGCGAACTGGCTGGGCTCTGGCCGGCGGCGCTGAAGCCGATCGGCGGCCTCGCGGCGTCAGCCTCGCCCGCCGAAGCGGAAGCGGCACTCATCGTCTGGCAGTCGGTGGCCGTGCCGAAGTTGAACTGGGAGAGTGAAGGTCACCGTGTCGCGAGCATCGAGGCCGACCTTGCGGCGTTCGATCGCGACGTCGCGGATGTGATGCGGCGGGTGGCGCCAGACCTGAACGGGGCAGATCCGCAGCAGGTCCTTGCCGGTCTCGCGGACCGCCTGTCGAAGATGCGCATGGCCGCCGATGCCTGCCAGCGGCTGCGCGACGCCGGCGTGAAGCGCGGCGACAGCCGCGCCGCACTGCTGCTGAAACGCAGCTCCATCGAGACCGTGCTGCGCGACGCCTGTACGGCGCTCGGCGCGGCCGACGCGGCGATGCTCGTCGTGCCGCTCGACCGTCTGACGATGCGCCATGCGCTGGAGACGGAGCGTGAGGCGCTGCGACGAGATCTGCTGGAGGTCGCCGATGGCCTCGATGAAGACGCGCTGCGCGCCGAGCAGGCCGGGCTCGATGTCGATCTTCTGCCTGGCGACATCGACCGCGAAACCATGCGGCTGGAGCAATTGCTCGACCAGATGAAGGCCGTCTCGGCGCAACTGCATCAGCGCGAACGCGAGACCGAGGTGTTGATCAGGGGCCGAGACGCCGCTTCGGCCGCCGCCGAGCGGGCCGAAGCCGGCGCCGAGCTTGTGGCGATCTCCGAACGCTGGCTGCTGCGCAGCGCGGCGGCGCGGCTGGCGGCAATCGCCATCGAGCGGCACCGGGCATTGGTGCAGGATCCGCTGATCGCGCGGGCGAGCGAGTTGTTCGCGCTGGCGACCGGCGCGATGTTCGCGGGTCTTGGCGTCGACTACGGCAATGACGACCAACCTGTCCTCGTCGCCGCCAGAACGGACAACGAGCGTGTGCCGGTCGCGGGTCTCAGCGAAGGCACGCGCGATCAGCTGTTCCTGGCGCTGCGCCTGGCCCTGCTGGAACGCCGGGCGGGCGAGGCCCTGCCGTTCATCGGAGACGACTTGCTCACCAGCTTCGACGAGACGCGGACCGCGGCGTCTTTGCAGCTACTGGCGAGCGTCGGCCGGCAGCGTCAGGTGATCATCTTCACACATCACCGGCACGTGGTCGAACTCGCCGAAGGGATGCCGGATCATCTGGTCGATGTCGTGAGATTGGAGCAGATCGCCGGTTAG
- the pdxA gene encoding 4-hydroxythreonine-4-phosphate dehydrogenase PdxA, translating to MIGDAARLRKAAAMVGVKRDVDSLVNAEDADFAAKAVQCVDLKNVPDDLPFGQVSPIAGEAAYRYIEKAVQVVQSGAAQAICTAPLSKEALHAAGHKYPGHTELLAHLTGTKEVSMMLVTPKLRVIHVTTHIGLIDAIRKIEPGLVERVITRGHDVLIKAGIANPKIGVCAINPHAGENGLFGQGEEAEKITPAVEACKAKGWDVQGPLPADTLFFLAGRGDYDMVVAMYHDQGHGPVKVLGLESGVNITVGLPVIRTSVDHGTAFDIAGKGIADERSLIEALRQAAELAPKSSKAA from the coding sequence GTGATTGGCGATGCCGCGCGCCTGCGCAAGGCGGCGGCGATGGTGGGCGTGAAGCGCGACGTCGATTCGCTGGTCAACGCCGAGGATGCCGACTTCGCCGCCAAGGCCGTGCAATGCGTCGACCTGAAGAACGTGCCGGACGATCTGCCGTTCGGCCAGGTGTCGCCGATCGCGGGCGAGGCCGCCTATCGCTATATCGAGAAGGCGGTCCAGGTGGTGCAGTCGGGCGCTGCGCAGGCCATCTGCACGGCGCCGCTCTCCAAGGAGGCGCTGCATGCCGCCGGCCACAAATATCCCGGCCACACCGAGCTGCTGGCGCATCTGACCGGCACCAAGGAAGTGTCGATGATGCTGGTCACGCCAAAACTGCGTGTCATCCACGTCACCACCCATATCGGCCTGATCGATGCCATCCGGAAGATCGAGCCGGGTCTGGTGGAGCGCGTCATCACGCGCGGCCATGACGTGCTGATCAAGGCGGGGATCGCCAATCCGAAGATCGGCGTCTGCGCCATCAATCCCCATGCGGGCGAGAACGGCCTGTTCGGTCAGGGCGAGGAAGCCGAGAAGATCACGCCGGCCGTCGAGGCCTGCAAGGCCAAGGGCTGGGATGTGCAAGGCCCGTTGCCGGCCGACACGCTGTTCTTCCTGGCCGGCCGCGGCGACTACGACATGGTCGTCGCCATGTATCACGATCAGGGCCATGGCCCGGTCAAGGTGCTCGGCCTGGAATCCGGCGTCAATATCACGGTCGGCCTGCCGGTGATCCGCACCTCGGTCGATCACGGCACGGCCTTCGACATTGCCGGCAAGGGCATCGCCGACGAGCGCAGCCTGATCGAGGCATTGCGGCAGGCCGCGGAGCTGGCGCCGAAGAGCAGCAAGGCGGCGTAA
- a CDS encoding DUF6455 family protein, producing the protein MENAMTAHVQPPVSRTLIERLTDWLQRRRGIGEMSQLDAAEFARIASELGLAPRELDALVHRGPHAADEMPKMLRALGFTEESIAKIQPPQRQEMERACSLCQHKIACGKDLAANAVADHYESYCNNADTINDLARTLR; encoded by the coding sequence TTGGAGAATGCCATGACCGCGCACGTCCAGCCCCCGGTGTCCCGAACCCTGATCGAGCGCCTGACCGATTGGCTGCAACGTCGCCGCGGCATCGGCGAGATGAGCCAGCTCGACGCCGCCGAGTTCGCCCGCATCGCCAGCGAGCTCGGCCTGGCGCCGCGCGAGCTCGACGCGCTGGTCCACCGCGGCCCGCACGCCGCCGACGAGATGCCGAAAATGCTGCGTGCACTTGGCTTTACCGAGGAATCCATCGCGAAAATCCAGCCCCCGCAGCGTCAGGAAATGGAACGGGCGTGTTCGCTGTGTCAGCACAAGATCGCTTGCGGCAAGGACCTCGCCGCCAACGCGGTCGCCGACCACTACGAATCCTATTGCAACAATGCCGACACCATCAACGATCTGGCACGCACATTACGCTGA
- a CDS encoding translation initiation factor 2 gives MRNLGIAAAAALLLAGCASVTRGTTENISISTTPSGAQADVAGLDIPTSCVTPCVVQANRNADITVTVSKQGFEPQIIPLTKEVPGSGAAGFAGNILAGGIIGMGVDAATGAAQDHKPNPVIVTLQPIAPPAPPPRRAAPRPAPAKPKPVPVS, from the coding sequence ATGCGAAATCTGGGGATCGCGGCTGCCGCCGCCTTGCTGCTGGCGGGCTGCGCGTCCGTCACGCGCGGAACGACCGAAAACATTTCGATCTCGACGACGCCATCCGGCGCGCAGGCCGACGTGGCGGGGCTCGATATCCCGACCTCCTGCGTCACGCCCTGCGTGGTTCAGGCCAATCGCAATGCCGACATCACCGTAACGGTGAGCAAGCAAGGCTTCGAGCCACAGATCATCCCGCTGACCAAGGAAGTGCCCGGCAGCGGCGCTGCGGGCTTTGCCGGCAATATTCTGGCCGGCGGCATCATCGGCATGGGCGTCGACGCCGCGACCGGCGCCGCCCAGGATCACAAGCCGAACCCGGTCATCGTCACGCTGCAGCCGATCGCGCCGCCGGCGCCGCCGCCACGGCGCGCCGCACCAAGGCCGGCTCCCGCCAAGCCAAAGCCGGTGCCGGTCAGCTAA
- a CDS encoding ABC-F family ATP-binding cassette domain-containing protein produces the protein MIRLDNISKQNGHQILFIEASAALNRGEKIGLVGPNGSGKTTLFRMITGQEPPDEGQVSADRGITIGYFSQDVGEMFGRSAVVEVMDGAGPVSVVAAELKELEHALGDPDQADQMEQILERYGEVQARFEELEGYALEGRAREVLSGLSFSQEMMDGDVGALSGGWKMRVALARILLMRPDVMLLDEPSNHLDLESLIWLEAFLKGYDGALLMTSHDREFMNRIITKVVEIDGGSLTTYGGDYEFYEAQRALSEKQQQAQFERQQAMLSKEIKFIERFKARASHAAQVQSRVKKLDKIERVEPPKRRQAVSFDFLPAPRSGDDVVSLKGVDKGYGSRTIYQGLDFMVARKERWAVMGINGAGKSTLLKLVTGSTKPDNGTVALGGSVKMGYFAQHAMDLLDGERTVFQNLEDSFPQAGQGSLRALAGCFGFSGDDVEKRCRVLSGGEKARLVMAKMLFDPPNFLVLDEPTNHLDMATKEMLIAALSQYEGTMLFVSHDRHFLAALSNRVLELTPDGIHQYGGGYTEYVARTGQEAPGLRS, from the coding sequence ATGATTCGCCTAGACAACATTTCCAAGCAGAACGGCCACCAGATCCTGTTCATCGAGGCCTCGGCCGCGCTCAACAGGGGCGAGAAGATCGGCCTGGTCGGCCCCAACGGCTCCGGCAAGACAACGTTGTTCCGCATGATCACCGGCCAGGAACCGCCTGACGAAGGCCAGGTCTCTGCCGATCGCGGCATCACCATCGGCTATTTCAGCCAGGACGTCGGCGAAATGTTCGGCCGCAGCGCGGTGGTCGAGGTGATGGACGGCGCCGGCCCGGTCAGCGTGGTGGCCGCCGAGCTGAAGGAACTCGAACACGCGCTGGGCGATCCCGATCAGGCGGACCAGATGGAGCAGATCCTCGAACGCTACGGCGAGGTGCAGGCGCGCTTCGAGGAACTCGAAGGCTACGCGCTGGAAGGCCGGGCCCGTGAAGTGCTGTCCGGCCTCAGCTTCAGCCAGGAGATGATGGATGGCGACGTCGGCGCGCTGTCCGGCGGCTGGAAGATGCGCGTGGCGCTGGCCCGCATTCTTCTGATGCGTCCGGACGTGATGCTACTCGACGAACCCTCCAACCATCTCGATCTGGAAAGCCTGATCTGGCTGGAAGCCTTCCTCAAGGGCTATGATGGCGCGCTGCTGATGACCTCGCATGACCGCGAGTTCATGAACCGCATCATCACCAAGGTGGTGGAGATCGACGGTGGCTCGCTGACTACCTATGGCGGCGACTACGAATTCTACGAGGCGCAGCGCGCGCTCAGCGAGAAGCAGCAGCAGGCGCAGTTCGAGCGCCAGCAGGCCATGCTGTCGAAAGAGATCAAATTCATTGAGCGCTTCAAGGCGCGCGCCTCGCATGCCGCGCAGGTGCAGAGCCGGGTGAAGAAGCTCGACAAGATCGAACGCGTCGAGCCGCCGAAGCGGCGCCAGGCGGTGTCGTTCGACTTCCTGCCGGCGCCGCGCTCGGGCGACGACGTGGTCAGCCTGAAGGGTGTCGACAAGGGCTATGGCAGCCGGACGATCTATCAGGGCCTCGATTTCATGGTCGCGCGAAAAGAGCGCTGGGCGGTGATGGGCATCAACGGCGCCGGCAAGTCGACCTTGCTGAAGCTGGTTACCGGCTCCACGAAGCCCGACAACGGTACGGTGGCGCTCGGCGGCAGCGTCAAGATGGGCTACTTCGCGCAGCACGCTATGGACCTGCTCGACGGCGAGCGCACCGTGTTCCAGAATCTCGAAGATTCCTTCCCGCAGGCCGGGCAGGGGTCCTTGCGGGCGCTGGCCGGCTGCTTCGGATTTTCCGGCGACGACGTCGAGAAGCGCTGCCGTGTGCTGTCGGGCGGCGAGAAGGCGCGGCTGGTGATGGCCAAGATGCTGTTCGATCCGCCGAATTTCCTGGTGCTCGACGAGCCGACCAACCATCTGGATATGGCGACCAAGGAAATGCTGATCGCCGCGCTGTCGCAATATGAAGGCACCATGCTGTTCGTGTCGCATGACCGGCATTTTCTCGCCGCGCTGTCGAACCGGGTGCTGGAGCTGACGCCCGACGGCATCCATCAATATGGCGGCGGCTACACTGAATATGTCGCCCGCACCGGCCAGGAAGCGCCCGGCCTGCGCAGCTGA